From a single Pieris napi chromosome 7, ilPieNapi1.2, whole genome shotgun sequence genomic region:
- the LOC125051073 gene encoding acetylcholinesterase-like: MRVLVAAFAALLARALASPHEHRARHHAPEHASHFPIPAPPQPYRGHGEAVRYNPESDTILPRIDEHETSSKRAKFEETETSSKRAHDERFYSNHERVEELMADEPHYGPDEEDPLIVRTRKGRVKGITLTAATGKKVDAWFGIPYAQKPIGDLRFRHPRPVESWGEEILNTTTLPHSCVQIIDTVFGDFPGAVMWNPNTDMQEDCLYINIVSPRPRPKNAAVMLWVFGGGFYSGTATLDIYDPKILVSEENVVYVSMQYRVASLGFLFFDTADVPGNAGLFDQIMALEWVKDNIAYFGGNPHNITLFGESAGAVSVSLHLLSPLSRNLFSQAILQSGAATAPWAIISREESILRGMRLAEAVHCPSSRTDLGPMIECLREKSADELVNNEWGTLGICEFPFVPIIDGSFLDEMPRRSLAHQNFKKTNILLGSNTEEGYYFILYYLTELFPKEENVGISREQYLQAVRELNPYVNDVARQAIVFEYTDWINPEDPVKNRNALDKMVGDYHFTCGVNEFAHRYAETGNNVFMYYYKHRSKNNPWPSWTGVMHADEINYVFGEPLNPGKNYSPEEVEFSRRLMKYWANFARSGNPSINAGGDMIKEPWPVHTVSGREYLSLAVNSSSVGRGLRVKQCAFWQKYIPQLMVATSKPDPPQNCTNIAPASQSSYIAVGFSYISVVSLNTMWFKYFKFLN; this comes from the exons ATGCGTGTGCTAGTCGCAGCGTTTGCGGCGCTGCTGGCTCGCGCGTTGGCCAGCCCGCACGAGCATCGAGCGCGGCACCATGCACCAGAGCACGCCTCACATTTCCCTATACCAGCCCCTCCTCAGCCTTACCGAGGCCATGGGGAAGCTGTGAGATACAATCCCGAATCTGACACGATCCTCCCGCGCATAGACGAGCACGAAACTTCATCGAAGCGCGCCAAATTCGAAGAAACTGAAACCTCCTCTAAGCGAGCTCACGATGAACGATTCTACTCTAATCATGAACGAGTCGAAGAACTCATGGCTGACGAACCTCATTATGGACCAGATGAAGAAGATCCACTAATTGTTCGAACTAGAAAAGGAAGAGTTAAGGGAATTACACTCACAGCCGCAACCGGGAAAAAAGTAGATGCTTGGTTTGGAATACCATATGCTCAAAAGCCAATTGGTGACTTAAGGTTCAGGCACCCAAGACCCGTTGAAAGCTGGGGTGAAGAAATACTCAATACAACAACACTGCCACATTCGTGCGTCCAAATTATAGATACAGTATTTGGGGATTTTCCCGGTGCTGTGATGTGGAATCCCAACACAGATATGCAGGAAGACtgcttatatataaatatagtttcaCCGAGACCACGTCCGAAAAATGCAGCCGTAATGCTTTGGGTCTTCGGCGGGGGATTTTATTCCGGAACTGCCACCTTGGATATTTATGACCCTAAGATTCTTGTGTCTGAGGAAAATGTTGTGTACGTATCTATGCAGTATAGAGTTGCATCTTTGGGATTCTTATTTTTTGATACAGCTGATGTTCCCGGTAATGCAGGTCTATTTGATCAAATAATGGCCTTGGAGTGGGTTAAAGATAATATTGCATATTTTGGAGGAAATCCACACAACATAACACTGTTTGGCGAATCAGCTGGAGCAGTGTCAGTTTCACTTCATTTACTTTCACCGTTGTCAAGGAATCTATTTTCCCAGGCAATTTTACAATCTGGAGCTGCAACAGCTCCTTGGGCTATTATTTCTAGAGAAGAGAGTATTCTACGTGGAATGCGATTAGCAGAAGCAGTACATTGTCCGAGCTCTAGAACAGATCTAGGCCCAATGATAGAATGCTTACGGGAGAAAAGCGCTGACGAGTTGGTAAATAACGAATGGGGAACATTAGGTATATGTGAATTTCCATTTGTGCCCATTATTGATGGATCCTTTTTAGATGAGATGCCACGTCGGTCTCTAGCTcaccaaaattttaaaaagactAACATTCTTCTAGGTTCAAACACTGAAGAAggttattatttcatattgtACTATCTAACAGAACTCTTTCCAAAGGAGGAAAATGTTGGCATATCTAGAGAACAATATCTTCAAGCTGTGAGAGAACTAAATCCTTACGTCAATGATGTTGCGCGTCAAGCAATTGTGTTCGAATATACAGATTGGATCAACCCGGAAGATCCAGTGAAAAATCGAAACGCTCTGGATAAAATGGTCGGTGATTACCATTTCACCTGTGGGGTCAATGAGTTCGCCCATCGATATGCGGAAACTGGTAATAACGTCTTCATGTATTACTATAAACACCGGAGCAAGAACAACCCATGGCCGTCTTGGACTGGTGTAATGCATGCTGacgaaattaattatgtttttggaGAACCGTTAAATCCCGGAAAGAACTATTCTCCAGAAGAAGTAGAATTCAGTAGACGACTTATGAAATATTGGGCAAATTTCGCAAGATCtgg GAATCCGTCAATAAACGCTGGTGGCGATATGATCAAGGAGCCGTGGCCGGTGCATACAGTTTCAGGTAGAGAATATCTTTCTCTGGCAGTGAATTCTAGTAGTGTCGGACGTGGATTACGAGTCAAACAATGTGCATTTTGGCAGAAATACATACCTCAATTAATGGTCGCAACAA gtaAGCCGGATCCACCGCAGAACTGCACGAACATCGCACCTGCGTCCCAATCCTCGTACATTGCAGTGGGCTTTAGTTATATTTCAGTGGTTAGCTTAAACACAATGtggttcaaatattttaaattcttaaactaa
- the LOC125050996 gene encoding uncharacterized protein LOC125050996 encodes MKFLVLGLALLVAGSSAFPDIQGHQSEGELFAVNLRKAIEAIKRYMVRNELDPIVVARADRAIARFPYLNVRLFVEGLNFSGLSNIVIHTLDYSNVFSRLRYDLELPELDFVIADSGISGTVVSNNVNAKLAGKLTISNGRLAGEAYVQANIITGSVTITELVANLSIKSIKSDITLEVLDNDLSEWLNNLLNVRIPNFLEDNESDINRVIAGAIRFIAQLYLDNRPRPVA; translated from the exons ATGAAATTCCTCGTTCTTGGACTTGCTCTCCTCGTTGCCGGTTCATCGGCTTTCCCCGACATTCAAG GACATCAGAGTGAGGGAGAACTCTTTGCTGTGAACCTGAGAAAGGCTATTGAAGCTATCAAACGCTACATGGTCAGAAATGAGCTAGACCCAATTGTCGTCGCAAGGGCTGACCGTGCTATTGCTCGTTTCCC ATACCTGAACGTCCGACTCTTCGTTGAAGGTCTCAATTTCAGTGGTCTCAGCAACATCGTCATCCACACCTTGGACTACTCCAACGTCTTCAGCAGATTACGTTACGACTTGGAACTCCCTGAACTTGACTTCGTCATCG ccgACTCTGGTATCTCTGGCACAGTCGTTTCCAACAACGTCAACGCTAAATTGGCCGGAAA ATTGACCATCTCGAACGGTCGCCTGGCTGGAGAGGCATACGTCCAAGCTAACATCATCACCGGTTCTGTCACCATCACTGAGCTCGTGGCCAACCTTAGCATCAAGTCAATCaag TCTGACATCACCCTCGAAGTGTTGGACAATGACCTCAGCGAATGGCTTAACAACTTACTCAACGTCAGAATCCCCAACTTCTTGGAGGACAACGAG agCGACATCAACAGAGTCATTGCTGGTGCTATCAGATTCATCGCTCAGTTGTACCTCGACAACAGACCAAGACCCGTCGCTTAA
- the LOC125051060 gene encoding uncharacterized protein LOC125051060, which yields MKFLVFGLALLVAGASAFPEAQVSELQGRDFVGNLKRIIELFRQLILDNNYDPFIVARSDREVVYLPHVNLQYLVEELEITGASNIVIHKLDYSNIFNRFRYDLELPELAFSLGNAKINGLLLSRNLNSELAGSLKISGVRLSGEAYVTIDILAGGAINIDSLEARFDLAGLEAEIEVIVQENDLSERVNVFINERIPAWIKDNESDINRVLGTVIRTVAQYLLNR from the exons ATGAAATTCCTCGTATTCGGACTCGCTCTCCTCGTCGCCGGAGCCTCGGCTTTCCCTGAAGCTCAGGTTTCTGAGCTCCAAG GGCGCGACTTTGTTGGCAACCTGAAAAGGATCATTGAGCTTTTCCGTCAGCTGATCCTCGACAACAATTATGACCCATTCATTGTAGCCCGCAGTGATCGCGAAGTAGTCTACCTACC ACACGTTAACCTCCAATACTTGGTGGAAGAACTGGAGATCACTGGTGCCAGCAACATCGTAATCCACAAATTGGACTACTCTAACATCTTCAACCGATTCCGTTACGACTTAGAACTCCCCGAGCTCGCATTCAGCCTTG gAAATGCCAAAATCAATGGTTTGCTGCTATCCCGAAACCTCAACTCTGAACTCGCTGGCTC CCTGAAAATCTCCGGTGTCCGTCTTTCCGGTGAAGCTTACGTGACCATTGACATTCTTGCGGGTGGTGCCATCAACATTGACTCCCTCGAAGCTCGTTTTGACCTTGCAGGACTTGAG GCTGAGATTGAAGTCATCGTTCAAGAAAACGACCTTAGTGAACGTGTTAACGTTTTCATCAACGAAAGAATCCCCGCCTGGATCAAGGATAACGag AGTGACATCAACCGTGTCCTCGGAACTGTCATCAGGACCGTTGCTCAGTACCTCCTGAACCGTTAA
- the LOC125051186 gene encoding protein saal1, which yields MKPDELQSEEKVTGDVIGDTAYSERFVLKILLKLANLDTLKDEILDQAFEEDLCTLWDMTAERDVVLFLLQHDVLNLLSFAWPIIETPRIAEIVVGIIANMCCQKEAVINLLKLVPFVKSLVECIKGNDSLILIQLLRLINSSLFLASSDNIQIWLRLFIEVGYSKHLFFILKNSSQKDLLINALENLNTICTYCNIEELWSDFFGHFVSVEALESVIIGYIEIAEKHRDLCEKEQFERILLISIQIILNLVGFDKSVSIFNDNKNDALKMITITFQYYENKLVNCKEIDMDLVDIVDSTISVINALKINEISELDDYFMQSYKMWKTLHYMVDDQQVTENDYEDLVNVSKELQTSLSTLMFVYMETCNEDNLLKALDEINDDFDDVASFIVNKGILNLVTERVSTYRTRLKEIVDC from the coding sequence ATGAAGCCTGATGAACTGCAATCGGAAGAAAAAGTTACAGGAGACGTCATCGGAGACACCGCCTATAGTGAACGGTTTGTGTTaaagattttgttaaaattggcCAACCTCGACACACTTAAAGATGAAATCCTCGATCAGGCTTTTGAAGAAGACTTGTGCACTCTTTGGGACATGACAGCAGAAAGAGATGTGGTTCTATTTCTTCTACAGCATGATGTTCTTAATCTCCTTAGTTTTGCTTGGCCTATTATTGAAACACCACGCATTGCAGAAATTGTGGTTGGGATTATTGCAAATATGTGCTGCCAAAAAGAAGCTGTGATAAATCTACTTAAACTTGTGCCGTTTGTAAAGTCTCTAGTAGAGTGTATCAAAGGCAATGATAGTTTAATCTTAATTCAATTATTGCGTCTTATAAACTCAAGTCTTTTTCTTGCAAGTAGtgataatattcaaatttggttaagattatttatagaaGTTGGCTACTCtaagcatttatttttcattctaaAGAACTCTTCACAGAAGGACCTGCTTATAAATGCattggaaaatttaaatactatttgCACATATTGTAATATAGAAGAGCTGTGGTCAGATTTCTTTGGACATTTTGTAAGTGTTGAAGCTTTGGAAAGTGTAATCATAGGATATATTGAGATTGCTGAAAAACATAGAGATTTATGTGAGAAGGAACAATTTGAACGGATACTCCTTATaagtatacaaataattttgaacCTAGTTGGTTTTGACAAGTctgtttctatttttaatgacAACAAAAATGATGCACTAAAAATGATAACAATTACATTCCAATATTATGAAAACAAACTCGTCAACTGCAAGGAAATTGATATGGATCTTGTGGACATAGTTGATTCTACAATTTCTGTTATTAAtgctttgaaaataaatgaaataagtgAGCTTGATGATTATTTCATGCAAAGTTATAAAATGTGGAAAACTTTACACTACATGGTTGATGATCAGCAAGTCACTGAAAATGATTATGAAGATTTGGTTAATGTTTCTAAAGAACTTCAAACTTCATTAAGTACCTTAATGTTTGTGTATATGGAAACATGTAATGAAGACAATTTACTTAAGGCTTTAGATGAAATTAATGATGACTTTGATGATGTTGCatcatttattgtaaataaaggtattttaaatttagtcaCAGAGAGAGTTTCTACTTATCGAACAAGGTTAAAGGAAATTGTGGATTGTTAA